One Camarhynchus parvulus chromosome 26, STF_HiC, whole genome shotgun sequence genomic window carries:
- the CTSE gene encoding cathepsin E, protein MEYFGQISIGTPPQNFTVVFDTGSSNLWVPSVYCVSKACAEHTRFQPTQSSTYQVIGTPFSIQYGTGSLTGIIGSDQVAVEGLAVSNQQFAESISEPGKAFLDAEFDGILGLAYPSLAVDGVTPVFDNMMAQNLVELPLFSVYMSSNPDSPQGGEVLFGGYDTSRFTGTLNWVPVTQQGYWQIQLDNIQLGGTATFCANGCQAIVDTGTSLIVGPTKEIKKLQNLIGAVSVDGEYAVECSNLSVMPDLTFTINGLPYTLSAQAYTLVEDADGMAFCTSGFQGSDIPPPTGPLWILGDVFIRQFYSVFDRGNNMVGLAPAVP, encoded by the exons ATGGAGTATTTTGGGCAGATCTCCATCGGGACACCACCCCAGAATTTCACCGTGGTGTTCGACACGGGCTCCTCCAACCTCTGGGTGCCTTCTGTCTACTGTGTCAGCAAAGCCTGTG ctgagCACACCAGGTTCCAACCAACCCAGTCCAGCACCTACCAGGTGATAGGGACCCCCTTCTCCATCCAGTACGGCACCGGGAGCCTGACGGGGATCATCGGATCTGACCAAGTAGCC gtcGAGGGTCTGGCCGTGAGCAACCAGCAGTTTGCAGAGAGCATCAGTGAGCCGGGAAAAGCCTTCCTGGATGCTGAGTTCGATGGGATCCTGGGGCTGGCTTATCCCTCCCTGGCCGTGGATGGGGTCACCCCTGTCTTCGACAACATGATGGCCCAAAATTTGGTGGAGCTGCCCCTTTTCTCCGTCTACATGAGCTC gaacCCTGACTCCCCCCAGGGAGGAGAGGTGCTTTTTGGGGGCTATGACACCTCCCGCTTCACGGGCACCCTGAACTGGGTGCCAGTCACCCAGCAGGGCTACTGGCAGATCCAGCTGGACAA CATCCAGTTGGGTGGGACAGCGACCTTTTGTGCCAATGGCTGCCAGGCCATCGTGGACACCGGGACGTCGCTCATCGTGGGTCCTACCAAGGAGATCAAAAAACTGCAAAACCTCATTGGGGCTGTGTCTGTGGATGGAGAG tATGCCGTGGAGTGCAGCAACCTCAGCGTGATGCCTGACCTGACCTTCACCATCAACGGGCTGCCCTACACGCTCAGCGCCCAGGCTTACACCCTTGTG gaggATGCTGATGGCATGGCTTTCTGCACCAGTGGCTTCCAGGGCAGCGACATCCCCCCTCCCACAGGACCCCTCTGGATTTTGGGAGATGTTTTCATCCGTCAGTTCTACTCCGTCTTCGACCGTGGGAATAACATGGTGGGGTTGGCCCCTGCTGTCCCTTAG
- the RAB7B gene encoding ras-related protein Rab-7b: MDASKKVDLKIIIIGALGVGKTSLLHQYVHKTFYEDYRTTLGASILTKVLAVDSTPLKLQIWDTGGQERFRSMVSTFYKGSDGCMLAFDVTDRESFEALDNWRDDFLEKVIPREQDFPMVVLGNKIDLSDRQVPKETASAWCKEKDIPYFEVSAKNNINVAEAFETLAKQALSTYKGIFESYLTDSIKLTPNDKPKQSCC; the protein is encoded by the exons ATGGATGCCAGCAAGAAGGTGGATCTGAAGATCATCATCATCGGAGCTCTGGG CGTGGGCAAGACCTCCCTGCTGCACCAGTACGTGCACAAGACGTTCTACGAGGATTACCGCACCACGCTGGGCGCCAGCATCCTCACCAAGGTCCTGGCCGTGGACAGCACCCCCCTGAAGCTGCAG ATctgggacacggggggacaggAGCGGTTCCGGTCCATGGTGTCGACCTTCTACAAAGGCTCAGACGGCTGCATGCTGGCCTTCGACGTGACAGACAGGGAGTCCTTTGAGGCCCTGGACAACTGGAGAGATGATTTCCTGGAGAAGGTCATTCCCAGGGAGCAGGATTTCCccatggtggtgctggggaaCAAGATAGACCTCAGTGACCGGCAG GTGCCCAAGGAGACGGCCTCAGCCTGGTGCAAGGAGAAGGACATCCCCTATTTCGAGGTCAGTGCCAAGAACAACATCAACGTGGCCGAGGCTTTCGAGACCCTGGCGAAGCAGGCGCTGAGCACG TACAAAGGGATTTTTGAGAGTTATTTAACCGACTCCATCAAGCTCACTCCCAATGACAAGcccaagcagagctgctgctga